The following proteins are co-located in the Shouchella hunanensis genome:
- a CDS encoding MIP/aquaporin family protein, with amino-acid sequence MAEVIAEFVGTMILIIFGAGVIAAVNLKDSKAEGAGWLTIAVGWGFAVALGVYVSGTVSEAHLNPAVTIGFAAIGEFPWNQVPGYIIGQLLGAIAGAVVIFLHYYPHWKKTDDPGAKFSVFATAPAIKHTPSNFGSELIGTAVLVFGLLAIGANTFSEGLNPLVVGVLIIAIGLSLGGPTGYAINPARDLGPRIAHALLPINKKGPSDWAYAWIPILGPITGGVIGAFAYTMIF; translated from the coding sequence ATGGCTGAAGTTATTGCCGAATTTGTAGGAACGATGATACTCATTATATTTGGTGCAGGTGTTATTGCTGCAGTTAATTTAAAAGATTCAAAAGCTGAGGGTGCAGGCTGGTTAACGATTGCCGTTGGTTGGGGTTTTGCGGTAGCGTTAGGTGTGTACGTATCAGGAACAGTAAGTGAAGCGCATTTAAATCCTGCGGTAACAATCGGTTTTGCTGCAATTGGAGAGTTCCCATGGAATCAGGTTCCAGGCTACATTATTGGACAATTGCTGGGTGCTATTGCTGGGGCCGTTGTTATCTTTTTACATTACTACCCGCATTGGAAAAAAACAGACGATCCTGGTGCTAAATTTAGTGTGTTCGCAACAGCGCCAGCGATTAAACATACACCGTCTAATTTTGGATCCGAACTAATTGGAACCGCTGTATTAGTATTTGGACTACTCGCAATCGGTGCGAATACATTCAGTGAGGGCTTAAACCCTCTTGTCGTTGGTGTACTGATTATTGCTATCGGGCTTTCTCTTGGGGGACCTACAGGGTATGCGATTAATCCAGCCCGTGATCTCGGACCGAGGATTGCCCACGCTCTTTTACCCATTAATAAAAAAGGACCATCGGATTGGGCATATGCATGGATTCCTATTTTAGGTCCAATTACAGGTGGTGTCATTGGTGCATTCGCCTATACAATGATATTTTAA